The following are encoded together in the Zingiber officinale cultivar Zhangliang chromosome 8A, Zo_v1.1, whole genome shotgun sequence genome:
- the LOC122009932 gene encoding uncharacterized protein LOC122009932, which translates to MSRKRKTEATRLDEVDRTMYSTFCSAANSLSQLYTQAMNQQKVSFQAGERHALEKLYQWMMRKHEEESRITVADIVAHIQNEMDYAVDDAVGSRSSLQHQYQTTMQMTNSTIQHPTSLFGQPAAGLAPRSTHSDQSKNSVFSNALSSPVRRSLQPFHIDQGGFYNNDGLPTGNTESRNSDPSQNREANSLSSNYSSMDIHTDSPPRGSF; encoded by the exons ATGTCTAGGAAGCGGAAAACAGAGGCGACGCGGCTCGACGAGGTGGATCGGACGATGTATTCCACCTTCTGCAGCGCTGCCAATTCGCTCTCGCAGCTGTACACGCAAGCCATGAACCAGCAGAAAGTCTCCTTCCAGGCCGGCGAGCGCCATGCCCTG GAAAAGCTTTATcaatggatgatgaggaagcacGAGGAAGAGTCAAGGATTACTGTAGCGGATATAGTTGCCCACATTCAG AACGAAATGGATTATGCTGTTGATGATGCAGTCGGCTCAAGATCATCCTTGCAACACCAGTATCAAACAACAATGCAGATGACAAACTCAACCATCCAGCATCCAACCTCTTTGTTTGGTCAGCCAGCTGCTGGACTTGCTCCTCGAAGCACACATTCAGATCAATCAAAAAACTCAGTCTTCTCAAATGCTCTTTCCAGCCCTGTACGGAGGAGCCTTCAGCCATTTCACATTGATCAGGGGGGATTCTATAACAATGATGGCCTACCAACTGGCAACACTGAATCAAGAAACAGCGACCCTAGCCAAAACCGTGAAGCTAATTCGCTTAGTTCAAACTATTCATCCATGGACATTCACACGGACAGCCCACCTCGTGGATCTTTCTGA
- the LOC122009931 gene encoding protein PHOTOPERIOD-INDEPENDENT EARLY FLOWERING 1-like: protein MASKGPRSKLDYETRARLQKALDEPREPPPPKIQWDHVLEEMFWLSKDASVHFLVPLDIEFNNKNTLRQITVFLTFCE, encoded by the exons ATGGCCTCCAAGGGTCCCAGATCAAAGTTAGATTATGAGACAAGAGCAAGGCTTCAAAAG GCACTTGATGAACCAAGGGAGCCTCCTCCACCAAAGATCCAATGGGATCATGTTTTAGAGGAGATGTTTTGGTTGTCCAAG GATGCATCTGTCCATTTTCTTGTTCCTCTCGAtattgaattcaacaataaaaatACATTGAGGCAAATCACTGTGTTTCTGACTTTCTGTGAATGA